The following proteins are co-located in the Halobaculum roseum genome:
- a CDS encoding winged helix-turn-helix domain-containing protein, with translation MSETDTGAADAGPFAEQQRLFKLLSQDTRHLIIQELLGHPTHLMSLAELEYMTGKSQAAIKDQLETLIDAGLLTRYTYEPSEGTRDLPSQFYGFTERGVEVLHDYKYLRGLPVARAFYENTRKTEKIERHESAPRPELPEAVAEPLEFDEPDLDAVDSGTTR, from the coding sequence ATGAGCGAAACCGACACTGGCGCGGCCGATGCAGGGCCGTTCGCGGAACAGCAGCGGCTGTTCAAGCTGCTGTCCCAGGATACGCGCCATCTCATCATCCAGGAGCTGCTGGGCCACCCCACCCATCTGATGTCGCTCGCCGAACTCGAGTATATGACCGGGAAGAGCCAGGCGGCCATCAAAGATCAGCTGGAGACGTTGATCGATGCAGGGCTCCTTACACGCTACACATACGAACCAAGCGAGGGAACACGTGATCTCCCCTCCCAGTTCTACGGATTCACAGAGCGAGGCGTCGAGGTCCTCCACGACTACAAGTATCTCCGTGGCCTTCCGGTTGCACGGGCCTTCTACGAAAACACGCGGAAGACCGAGAAAATCGAGCGCCACGAATCGGCGCCCCGTCCGGAGCTTCCCGAAGCTGTCGCGGAACCCCTCGAGTTCGACGAGCCCGATCTCGACGCCGTCGATAGTGGCACAACCCGATAG
- a CDS encoding bacterio-opsin activator domain-containing protein, whose protein sequence is MASSPSVLDSSTVLLVGTDDWLSQFATTLERRTDASVQHVQTKTEAIDTIRTRRTDCLICGYTLDETAGLQLLREIREETSALPVLLGTTAGSEAIASEAIKAGVTDYIALTEPPAQMTDELIERTERAIRAAQRSATQRDRARQFDAIFNDSRTATWVLDPDGTLARVNETARKMVDEAIDTLVGEPFWTLPWWSQADTTNTDVHQLVEKALDGTFGNAVVPQPPDIDDPRVIDLSVRPVENEGGDLVSIVVEGVDITERVNLERNLRESEELHRVTLNNMTDTVLITDEDGEYTYVCPNVHFIFGYTVYEIRDLGTIDDLLGDDLFDREELAENGVLKNIETTATDKAGRKHTLLVNVREVSIQDGTLLFSCRDITKRKQREEALATLHETARDFLYAETHQEIAQHVVDDTPGVLDIDASAVYLFDGEANNLRPAAHSATMTELNGPLPTVHADGETLPSYSFVEDEALFFDDVHDADRLENRATDLRSAAYIPLGNHGVFVAGSDQVGAFDEVTRELADLLAATAEAALDRITRESRLREQDRTLQAQNEQLTALNRINETIREIDQALVQAETREEIDHTVCELLTADDRFRFAWIGTIDPTTDTLEPRAWAGTEQGYLDSQSFAVQASDAEPAGQTAATGDVTMVTNVAAGLRDEAWRKDAISRDYLSVLSIPLVYNDLTHGVLTVYAPTQDAFDETAKAVLGELGETIASALSAIERKNALLTTSMTRVEFTIEDPKFVLSRLAAEAECTLSYQGGVQQSMEGSYVFVTVEDRAVTDVADAASQLVGIDDVQQISADGEGGVLRLRLTQPFLALELADHGAVFREATADPTTTTLVVDIPDSIDVRTITQLVRETFAGAELRAKQTLDQTAEHNLYSKFLDSVTERQLEVIQTAYYSGFFESPRESTGEDVAETLGISPPAFYQHARTVQRKLFAALFEENNHPVAASTVKVQ, encoded by the coding sequence ATGGCCTCTTCACCATCCGTTCTGGACTCATCGACGGTGTTGCTCGTCGGGACAGACGACTGGCTCTCGCAATTCGCTACGACGCTCGAGAGGCGGACTGATGCCAGCGTACAACACGTTCAAACCAAGACAGAGGCCATCGACACCATCCGAACGCGTCGCACGGACTGCCTCATTTGCGGATACACCCTCGATGAGACGGCCGGCCTCCAACTCCTCCGAGAGATACGCGAGGAAACGTCTGCGCTCCCAGTCCTCCTCGGGACTACTGCCGGGAGCGAGGCCATCGCTAGCGAGGCTATCAAAGCCGGCGTCACCGATTACATCGCGCTCACAGAGCCGCCAGCACAGATGACCGACGAACTCATCGAACGTACCGAGCGTGCAATCCGGGCCGCACAGCGGTCGGCCACGCAACGGGACCGGGCCAGACAGTTCGACGCGATCTTCAACGATTCGCGAACCGCGACGTGGGTGCTCGACCCGGATGGTACGCTTGCCCGTGTGAATGAGACAGCACGAAAGATGGTGGATGAAGCCATCGATACGCTCGTCGGCGAACCGTTCTGGACGCTCCCGTGGTGGTCACAGGCCGATACAACGAACACGGATGTCCACCAACTCGTGGAGAAAGCACTAGACGGGACGTTCGGCAACGCGGTCGTCCCACAGCCGCCAGACATCGATGACCCGCGCGTTATCGACCTCTCCGTGCGCCCCGTCGAGAACGAAGGTGGCGATCTCGTCTCGATCGTTGTCGAAGGCGTCGATATCACCGAGCGCGTCAATCTCGAACGGAATCTCAGAGAGTCCGAAGAACTCCACCGCGTTACGCTCAACAACATGACCGACACCGTCCTCATCACGGACGAGGACGGCGAGTACACCTACGTCTGTCCTAACGTCCACTTCATCTTCGGCTACACAGTCTATGAGATCCGTGATCTCGGGACGATCGACGACCTCCTCGGCGACGACCTCTTCGACCGGGAGGAACTCGCGGAAAACGGCGTGCTCAAGAACATCGAGACGACGGCGACCGATAAAGCCGGGCGCAAGCACACGCTCCTCGTCAACGTCCGCGAAGTCTCGATCCAAGACGGGACCCTTCTCTTCAGCTGTCGTGATATCACGAAACGCAAACAACGCGAGGAAGCCCTCGCCACGCTCCACGAGACGGCCCGCGATTTCCTCTACGCCGAGACCCACCAGGAAATCGCCCAGCACGTCGTCGACGACACCCCTGGTGTGCTCGATATCGATGCGAGTGCGGTCTATCTCTTCGACGGTGAGGCGAACAACCTTCGGCCTGCAGCCCACTCAGCGACGATGACCGAGCTGAACGGGCCGCTCCCGACCGTGCACGCCGACGGGGAAACGCTCCCGAGCTACAGTTTCGTCGAAGACGAGGCGCTGTTCTTCGACGACGTCCACGACGCAGATCGGCTCGAAAACCGGGCAACTGACCTCCGAAGTGCGGCCTACATCCCGCTCGGCAACCACGGCGTGTTCGTTGCGGGCTCGGACCAGGTCGGTGCATTCGATGAGGTGACGCGAGAGTTGGCCGATCTGCTCGCGGCTACGGCTGAAGCAGCCCTCGACCGCATCACACGGGAATCACGACTCCGGGAACAGGACCGAACACTCCAGGCGCAAAACGAGCAACTGACTGCCCTGAACCGCATCAACGAGACGATTCGGGAAATCGATCAAGCCCTCGTACAGGCGGAGACGCGCGAGGAAATCGATCACACGGTCTGTGAACTGCTGACCGCCGACGACCGGTTCCGGTTCGCCTGGATCGGGACGATTGACCCGACGACCGACACCTTGGAGCCTCGGGCCTGGGCCGGTACCGAACAGGGGTACTTGGATAGTCAGTCGTTCGCCGTCCAAGCGTCGGATGCAGAACCAGCCGGACAAACCGCAGCCACTGGCGATGTGACGATGGTGACGAACGTCGCTGCCGGGCTCCGTGACGAGGCGTGGCGGAAAGACGCCATCTCTCGGGACTACCTGTCCGTGTTGAGCATCCCGCTGGTGTACAACGACCTTACCCACGGTGTGTTGACGGTGTACGCACCGACCCAGGATGCGTTCGACGAGACGGCGAAGGCCGTCCTGGGAGAACTCGGCGAAACTATCGCGTCCGCTCTCAGTGCGATCGAACGGAAGAATGCGTTGCTCACGACGTCGATGACACGTGTCGAGTTCACCATCGAGGACCCGAAGTTTGTCCTCTCTCGGCTCGCAGCGGAGGCGGAGTGCACCCTCTCGTATCAGGGTGGCGTCCAGCAGTCCATGGAAGGGAGCTACGTGTTCGTGACCGTCGAAGACCGGGCGGTAACTGACGTGGCAGACGCCGCCTCGCAACTGGTCGGTATCGACGACGTGCAGCAGATCAGCGCGGACGGCGAGGGGGGCGTGCTACGGCTTCGACTCACACAGCCGTTCCTCGCCCTGGAGTTGGCTGATCACGGTGCCGTCTTCCGCGAAGCGACTGCTGATCCGACCACGACGACGCTCGTTGTCGATATCCCGGACAGCATCGACGTCCGAACAATCACGCAACTCGTCCGTGAGACGTTCGCTGGCGCTGAACTCCGGGCCAAGCAGACGCTGGATCAGACCGCAGAACACAACCTCTACTCGAAATTCCTCGATTCAGTGACGGAGCGGCAACTGGAGGTGATCCAGACGGCGTACTACAGTGGGTTCTTCGAGTCGCCCCGTGAGAGCACGGGCGAAGACGTAGCGGAGACACTCGGCATCTCCCCACCCGCGTTCTATCAACACGCCCGGACGGTCCAACGGAAACTGTTTGCTGCACTTTTCGAAGAAAACAATCACCCGGTGGCGGCCTCCACGGTGAAAGTTCAATAA
- a CDS encoding rubrerythrin-like domain-containing protein: MKDVDSGSDEETPYECFECGNIIIAEDSPGQCPDCSGPMRNRRMPLE, translated from the coding sequence ATGAAAGATGTCGACTCTGGATCAGACGAAGAAACCCCCTACGAGTGCTTCGAGTGTGGCAATATCATCATCGCGGAGGATAGCCCTGGCCAGTGCCCCGACTGTAGCGGCCCGATGCGAAACCGTCGTATGCCACTCGAATGA
- the gdhB gene encoding glutamate dehydrogenase GdhB codes for MASKPDCTHDDSDDKAADSTEPESAFETARRQLYHAASYLDIDQNIVERLKYPKKVHEVTIPIERDDGTVEVFTGYRAQHDSVRGPYKGGLRYHPDVTRDECVGLGMWMTWKCAVMDLPFGGAKGGVAVNPKELSPEEKERLTRRFTQEIRGVIGPNQDIPAPDMGTDPKTMAWLMDAYSMQEGETTPGVVTGKPPVVGGSEGREEAPGRSVAIITQLVCEYYDCQLEDTTVAIQGYGSVGANAARLLDEWGATIVAISDVNGAMYEPDGIDTASVPSHDEEPEAVTTYADTVISNEELLTLDVDVLIPAALGNVITKENAEAIAADLVVEGANGPTTSTADSMLADRDVAVIPDILANAGGVTVSYFEWLQDINRRAWSLERVNDELEAEMQAAWEAVRSEFEQRDVTWRDAAYIVALSRIAEAHEARGLWP; via the coding sequence ATGGCATCGAAACCTGATTGCACCCACGACGATTCAGACGACAAGGCAGCTGATTCGACCGAACCCGAATCGGCGTTCGAAACCGCACGCCGCCAGCTCTACCATGCTGCCAGCTATCTCGATATCGACCAGAACATCGTCGAACGGCTCAAATATCCCAAAAAGGTCCACGAGGTGACGATCCCCATCGAACGGGATGACGGCACGGTCGAAGTGTTCACAGGCTACCGCGCGCAGCACGACAGCGTCAGAGGGCCATACAAGGGCGGGTTGCGATACCACCCCGACGTGACCAGAGACGAGTGTGTCGGCCTCGGCATGTGGATGACCTGGAAGTGTGCCGTCATGGACCTCCCGTTCGGCGGAGCCAAGGGTGGTGTCGCCGTCAACCCGAAGGAGCTGAGTCCGGAAGAGAAGGAGCGGCTCACCCGTCGGTTTACACAAGAGATTCGCGGCGTTATCGGGCCCAACCAAGATATCCCCGCCCCGGATATGGGGACGGATCCGAAGACGATGGCGTGGTTGATGGACGCGTACTCGATGCAGGAAGGCGAAACGACACCGGGCGTCGTCACCGGAAAACCGCCAGTGGTCGGCGGCAGTGAAGGCCGTGAAGAAGCTCCTGGACGGAGCGTTGCGATCATCACGCAGTTGGTCTGCGAGTACTACGACTGCCAGCTCGAGGATACCACCGTGGCAATTCAGGGGTACGGGAGCGTCGGGGCGAATGCGGCCCGACTCCTCGATGAGTGGGGCGCGACCATCGTCGCGATCAGCGACGTGAATGGAGCGATGTACGAACCAGATGGAATCGATACGGCATCAGTTCCGTCCCACGACGAAGAGCCGGAAGCCGTCACCACATACGCCGACACCGTGATTTCGAACGAGGAGCTTCTCACCCTCGACGTCGACGTCCTTATTCCGGCCGCCCTGGGGAACGTGATTACCAAAGAGAACGCGGAAGCGATCGCCGCCGATCTCGTCGTCGAGGGTGCTAACGGCCCGACAACGTCCACGGCTGATTCGATGCTCGCCGACCGGGATGTCGCCGTGATCCCCGATATTCTCGCCAACGCAGGCGGTGTCACCGTGAGCTACTTCGAGTGGCTGCAGGACATCAATCGGCGAGCGTGGTCACTCGAACGGGTGAACGATGAACTCGAGGCGGAGATGCAGGCCGCTTGGGAGGCGGTTCGATCGGAGTTCGAGCAACGCGACGTTACGTGGCGTGATGCAGCCTACATCGTGGCGCTGTCCCGCATCGCTGAGGCGCATGAAGCACGTGGGTTGTGGCCGTAG
- a CDS encoding Cdc6/Cdc18 family protein, producing the protein MTDSVSEGEFNTLGDYADEHGVATPQQRPERDDPLSVLDEEDPIFRDESILRIEHIPDAGKIVGRNRQIEAIAQRMKPAQQGNSGKGTIVLGKSGSGKTLVTRYVSREVQGRAADNDVRVGRAVVDCRQRRSETQAVIDIANQLNDPQATDISIPLKGIATGDYYDRLWRIVDELYDAIIIILDELDRLSPQEEMGSATRHQDADDSQLLYELSRAGEMENIDAGLTIFGISNDLKYGDRLDTRVESSFAPEEEVFPSYDANQLRDILEKRRDAFHDDVLTDDVIPLASAFSAQDHGDARRAIDFLRLAGEIARDTGADQVTENHVRAANDDTDVSRIQDLIDGTPTQVQIALTALAALSEVTNDNVTEFKAGEVHSVYKLFANDIDAEAHTQRYVTDLLREYDTMKLLSMERTGDGYASGNALWLELLDDPSLILRSVGAESRLRELRFDAEMRQAVLQRLSR; encoded by the coding sequence ATGACGGACAGCGTCTCCGAGGGCGAGTTCAACACCCTCGGTGACTACGCCGACGAGCACGGCGTTGCTACGCCACAACAGCGGCCCGAACGGGATGATCCGCTATCGGTGCTCGACGAGGAGGACCCGATATTCCGTGATGAGTCGATCCTTCGGATCGAGCATATCCCCGATGCCGGGAAGATCGTCGGCCGCAACCGACAAATCGAGGCGATCGCTCAACGGATGAAGCCGGCCCAGCAGGGGAACTCCGGGAAAGGTACCATTGTCCTCGGGAAAAGCGGCTCCGGGAAAACACTCGTCACGCGCTACGTGAGTCGCGAGGTCCAGGGACGGGCAGCTGACAACGACGTCCGTGTCGGCCGCGCGGTTGTTGACTGCCGCCAGCGCCGCTCGGAGACGCAAGCCGTGATCGATATCGCGAACCAGCTCAACGATCCGCAGGCAACCGACATCTCGATCCCGCTGAAGGGGATCGCAACCGGCGATTACTATGATCGGCTGTGGCGAATCGTCGACGAGCTGTACGACGCCATTATCATTATCCTCGACGAGCTCGACCGACTTTCACCACAAGAGGAGATGGGGTCGGCCACACGCCACCAGGACGCCGATGACTCCCAACTGTTGTATGAACTTTCGCGAGCAGGCGAAATGGAAAACATCGATGCCGGATTGACGATCTTCGGAATCTCGAATGACCTCAAATACGGCGATCGGCTTGATACGCGCGTCGAGTCGTCGTTCGCCCCCGAGGAAGAGGTCTTCCCGTCCTACGACGCGAACCAACTTCGTGATATCCTCGAGAAACGACGTGATGCATTCCACGACGATGTGCTCACTGATGACGTGATCCCGCTCGCGTCTGCGTTCTCGGCTCAGGACCACGGCGACGCCCGCCGAGCGATCGACTTCCTGCGGCTAGCCGGCGAGATAGCTCGAGATACCGGTGCTGATCAAGTAACCGAGAACCACGTCCGGGCCGCCAACGATGATACGGATGTCTCTCGGATCCAGGATCTTATCGATGGCACACCGACGCAGGTCCAAATCGCGCTCACGGCGCTTGCTGCGCTGAGCGAGGTGACGAACGACAACGTGACCGAGTTCAAAGCCGGCGAGGTCCACTCTGTCTACAAACTCTTCGCGAACGATATCGATGCAGAGGCACACACACAACGATACGTCACCGACCTGTTGCGTGAGTATGACACGATGAAACTCCTCTCGATGGAACGAACTGGCGACGGCTACGCGAGTGGGAATGCACTCTGGCTCGAACTTCTTGATGATCCCTCCCTCATCCTCCGGTCGGTCGGGGCTGAATCCCGGCTTCGCGAGCT